The following proteins are co-located in the Dietzia timorensis genome:
- a CDS encoding glycosyltransferase, which produces MTSPTPPSSGTSGTPANGGTSGEKIIAVVVTHKRLEPLRRSLELVCSQTRPVDHVIVVDNADEPEVRELVESLPAPSSYVGSRHNLGGAGGFALGMLQALALGADRVWCADDDGRPESTEVLETLLDCASRHGLDEVSPVVADIDDPDRLAFPLRRGLAWRRLRSELFEPDAEGNVDSSDLLPGIASLFNGALFTADCLFRVGVPDLRLFIRGDEVEIHRRLVRSGVRFGTCLTAAYLHPNGSGEFKPILGGRMHTQYPDDEGKRFFTYRNRGYLLSQPGMRKLLPQEIVRFGWYFLVSRKDPQGLAEWARLQRRGASEDFRR; this is translated from the coding sequence ATGACCTCCCCCACCCCGCCGTCATCTGGCACATCCGGAACGCCTGCGAACGGAGGCACATCCGGCGAGAAGATCATCGCGGTCGTGGTCACCCACAAGCGCCTCGAACCGCTGCGCCGCTCGCTCGAGCTCGTGTGCTCACAGACCCGCCCGGTGGACCACGTCATCGTCGTCGACAATGCCGACGAGCCCGAGGTTCGCGAACTCGTGGAATCGCTTCCGGCGCCGTCATCCTATGTGGGTAGCCGCCACAATCTGGGCGGCGCCGGCGGTTTCGCGCTCGGCATGCTCCAGGCCCTCGCACTCGGCGCCGACCGCGTCTGGTGTGCCGATGACGACGGACGTCCCGAAAGCACCGAGGTCCTGGAAACGCTGCTGGATTGCGCCTCGCGGCATGGCCTCGACGAGGTCTCCCCGGTGGTCGCCGACATCGACGATCCCGATCGACTGGCGTTCCCGCTGCGCCGGGGGCTTGCGTGGCGGCGGCTGCGTTCGGAGCTGTTCGAGCCGGACGCCGAGGGCAATGTCGATTCCTCCGACCTGCTGCCCGGCATCGCCTCGCTGTTCAACGGCGCGCTGTTCACCGCGGACTGCCTGTTCCGCGTGGGCGTGCCGGATCTGCGGCTGTTCATCCGCGGCGACGAGGTGGAGATCCACCGGCGGCTCGTACGTTCGGGCGTGCGCTTCGGCACGTGTCTGACGGCGGCGTACCTGCACCCCAACGGTTCGGGCGAGTTCAAGCCGATCCTCGGCGGGCGGATGCACACGCAGTACCCCGACGATGAGGGGAAGCGGTTCTTCACCTACCGCAATCGTGGCTACCTGCTCAGCCAACCGGGCATGCGCAAGCTGCTGCCGCAGGAGATCGTGCGTTTCGGCTGGTACTTCCTCGTCTCGCGCAAGGATCCGCAGGGCCTCGCCGAGTGGGCGCGGCTGCAGCGACGCGGCGCGTCGGAGGACTTCCGCCGTTAG
- a CDS encoding ABC transporter ATP-binding protein encodes MARSKVSITCENACVDFPIFDAKSRSLKKAVLGSAGGAIGKTDSNVVVVEALKNINLNLKEGDRIGLVGHNGAGKSTLLRLLSGIYEPTRGAAQIRGRVAPVFDLGVGMDPEISGFENIIIRGLFLGQTRKQMQQKMDEIADFTELGDYLSMPLRTYSTGMRVRLAMGVVTSIDPEILLLDEGIGAVDAEFMKKARIRLEKLVERSGILVFASHSNDFLAQLCDSAMWIDHGEIRQTGEIEEVVTAYEGPDAGKAVRESLDRLAKDRAAEAKAAANAAEGGQAR; translated from the coding sequence ATGGCTCGCTCAAAAGTCTCGATCACGTGCGAGAACGCCTGCGTCGACTTTCCGATCTTCGACGCCAAGTCCCGCTCGCTGAAGAAGGCCGTCCTCGGCTCGGCAGGCGGCGCGATCGGCAAGACCGACTCCAACGTGGTCGTCGTCGAGGCGCTCAAGAACATCAACCTCAACCTCAAGGAGGGCGACCGCATCGGCCTCGTCGGCCACAACGGCGCCGGCAAGTCGACGCTGCTCCGCCTGCTCTCGGGCATCTACGAACCCACGCGCGGGGCCGCGCAGATCCGCGGCCGCGTCGCCCCGGTCTTCGACCTCGGCGTCGGCATGGACCCGGAGATCTCCGGCTTCGAGAACATCATCATCCGCGGGCTCTTCCTCGGCCAGACCCGCAAGCAGATGCAGCAGAAGATGGACGAGATCGCAGACTTCACCGAACTCGGCGATTACCTGTCCATGCCGCTGCGCACCTACTCCACGGGCATGCGCGTGCGCCTGGCGATGGGCGTAGTCACCTCCATCGATCCGGAGATTCTCCTCCTCGACGAGGGCATCGGCGCGGTCGACGCCGAGTTCATGAAGAAGGCGCGCATCCGCCTCGAGAAGCTCGTCGAGCGCTCGGGCATCCTCGTCTTCGCCTCGCACTCCAACGACTTCCTCGCCCAGCTCTGCGACTCGGCGATGTGGATCGACCACGGCGAGATCCGCCAGACCGGCGAGATCGAGGAGGTCGTTACCGCCTACGAGGGGCCCGATGCCGGAAAGGCCGTGCGCGAATCGCTCGACCGCCTCGCCAAGGATCGCGCGGCCGAGGCGAAAGCAGCCGCGAACGCCGCCGAAGGAGGCCAGGCCCGATGA
- a CDS encoding ABC transporter permease: MSNDSSTETAQPEPQTSSAPLVSDSRTFKRAFEDLTRGFSQRQLWLQLGWQDIKQRYRRSTLGPIWITVATGVMALALGLLYSVLFQMDLAEFLPHVAVGLIIWNFISGCIKEGSEVFIYNEGLIKQLPSALSVHIYRLVWKQLLFLAHNIIIWVILMIVFPRPLGWELLLALPALALLVVNGVWVTLLFGIIATRFRDVAPLLDSLVQLAFYMTPIVWTTATLEQQGGDVAERAKLAQINPLYHYLEIIRAPMIGEPIDAYHWWIVLGCTAAGLLLALVIMRQYRSRVPYWV, from the coding sequence GTGAGCAACGATTCAAGTACCGAAACCGCGCAGCCAGAGCCGCAGACCAGCTCGGCTCCGCTGGTCAGCGACTCACGCACGTTCAAGCGCGCCTTCGAGGATCTGACCCGCGGCTTCAGCCAGCGCCAGCTGTGGCTACAGCTTGGCTGGCAGGACATCAAACAGCGCTACCGGCGCTCCACCCTCGGCCCGATCTGGATCACAGTCGCCACGGGCGTGATGGCCCTGGCTCTGGGCCTGCTGTATTCGGTGCTGTTCCAGATGGATCTCGCCGAGTTCCTCCCCCACGTCGCCGTGGGCCTGATCATCTGGAACTTCATCTCCGGCTGCATCAAGGAGGGCTCCGAAGTCTTCATCTATAACGAGGGCCTCATCAAACAGCTGCCGAGCGCGCTGTCGGTACATATCTACAGGCTCGTGTGGAAGCAACTCCTCTTCCTCGCGCACAACATCATCATCTGGGTCATTTTGATGATCGTGTTCCCCAGACCGCTCGGCTGGGAACTCCTGCTGGCCCTGCCCGCGCTCGCGCTGCTCGTCGTCAACGGCGTATGGGTCACGCTGCTTTTCGGCATCATCGCCACCCGCTTCCGCGATGTCGCGCCGCTGCTCGATTCTCTCGTCCAGCTCGCGTTCTACATGACCCCGATCGTCTGGACGACCGCCACCCTCGAGCAGCAGGGCGGCGACGTCGCCGAGCGCGCCAAGCTCGCACAGATCAACCCGCTGTATCACTACCTCGAGATCATCCGCGCGCCCATGATCGGCGAGCCGATCGACGCCTACCACTGGTGGATCGTCCTCGGCTGCACTGCGGCGGGCCTGCTGCTCGCGCTCGTCATCATGCGCCAGTACCGCTCGCGCGTCCCGTACTGGGTTTAG
- a CDS encoding winged helix-turn-helix domain-containing protein, with amino-acid sequence MGNRHSPEASLSADEARRIALRAQGFIGAPDRKAGVRGVLRSLGTVQLDTISVLARSHELVAYARLGAVGRERVDRAYWSDAHSFEYWSHAACILPIEEWPLFAFRRRAHRERTMWGKGVSERTYRDMLAQLRERGPLTSTELGGAKKTADWWDWSETKIAVEAALAKGDVVCTTRRGWKRVYDLAERAVPAELREQDLSDAECHRRLVRQAGIAMGVATRSDLADYHRIRGADVDAVIGDTGLVRVDVAGWKDPAWADPAALEQLPRGRHRTTLLSPFDSLIWHRPRTDRIFDFTHRLEAYVPRPKRIHGYFAMPILAGGKLIGRVDPGRDGGALVARQISLFDVRHAPQAASALREAATWVGAEEVRIDRCDEPAVADSLRSELSGHAS; translated from the coding sequence ATGGGAAACCGCCACTCGCCGGAGGCGAGTTTGTCCGCCGACGAGGCGCGGCGTATTGCGCTGCGCGCCCAGGGCTTTATCGGCGCCCCGGACCGGAAGGCGGGCGTGCGCGGGGTGCTGCGCAGCCTCGGGACGGTGCAGCTCGACACGATTTCGGTGCTAGCCCGCTCGCATGAGCTCGTCGCGTATGCGCGCCTCGGCGCGGTGGGTCGGGAGCGAGTGGACCGCGCCTACTGGAGCGATGCGCACTCCTTCGAGTACTGGTCGCATGCCGCGTGCATCCTGCCGATCGAGGAATGGCCGCTGTTCGCGTTCCGGCGCCGCGCGCACCGCGAGCGGACGATGTGGGGCAAGGGAGTGTCCGAGCGCACCTACCGCGACATGCTCGCACAGCTGCGCGAGCGCGGGCCGCTCACCTCGACCGAGCTCGGCGGCGCGAAGAAGACTGCGGACTGGTGGGACTGGAGCGAGACGAAGATCGCCGTCGAGGCGGCGCTCGCCAAGGGGGACGTGGTGTGCACGACGCGCCGCGGCTGGAAGCGCGTGTACGACCTCGCCGAGCGCGCAGTTCCCGCCGAGCTTCGGGAGCAGGACCTCAGCGACGCCGAATGCCATCGCCGGCTCGTCCGACAGGCCGGCATCGCGATGGGCGTGGCCACGCGCTCCGATCTCGCCGATTACCACCGCATCCGCGGCGCCGACGTCGATGCGGTCATCGGGGATACCGGACTCGTTCGGGTTGACGTCGCCGGCTGGAAAGACCCGGCCTGGGCTGATCCCGCGGCGCTGGAACAGCTGCCGCGCGGCCGCCATCGCACCACTTTGCTGTCGCCCTTCGATTCGCTGATCTGGCATCGCCCGCGCACCGACCGCATCTTCGACTTCACCCACCGACTCGAGGCGTACGTGCCCAGGCCGAAGCGAATCCACGGCTACTTCGCGATGCCGATTCTCGCCGGCGGAAAGCTCATCGGTCGGGTCGATCCTGGCCGCGACGGCGGGGCGCTCGTGGCCAGGCAGATCTCGTTGTTCGACGTCAGACATGCTCCGCAGGCTGCCTCTGCGCTGCGCGAGGCGGCGACGTGGGTGGGCGCCGAGGAGGTGCGCATCGACCGCTGCGACGAGCCGGCGGTCGCGGATTCGCTTCGTTCCGAACTCTCGGGGCACGCCAGCTGA
- a CDS encoding MerR family transcriptional regulator codes for MTENTANQAATTWTVGEMAERVGVATHVLRHWEDEGLLHPERTAAGYRRYRLDDLVRILAIQHNQRAGMALPEIKAMLDMDNADRHRILEAHLDKLDQLSREIALSRAMTEHALRCRNHDISRCPRFADIVGQVAEEPGHTPDFEQFGVRRDPDGPTA; via the coding sequence ATGACCGAGAACACCGCGAACCAGGCCGCAACCACCTGGACCGTGGGCGAGATGGCCGAGCGAGTCGGCGTGGCGACGCACGTGCTGCGCCACTGGGAGGACGAGGGACTGCTACACCCCGAGAGGACGGCGGCCGGATACCGCCGCTACCGGCTCGACGACCTGGTCCGGATCCTCGCGATCCAGCACAATCAGCGCGCGGGGATGGCGTTGCCGGAGATCAAGGCGATGCTCGACATGGACAACGCCGACCGGCACCGGATCCTCGAGGCGCACCTCGACAAGCTCGATCAGCTATCCCGCGAGATCGCGCTGTCCCGCGCGATGACCGAGCATGCGCTGCGCTGCCGCAATCACGACATCAGCCGCTGCCCCAGGTTCGCCGATATCGTCGGCCAGGTCGCCGAGGAGCCCGGGCATACGCCCGACTTCGAGCAGTTCGGCGTGCGGCGGGATCCGGACGGCCCGACAGCATAG
- a CDS encoding NAD(P)/FAD-dependent oxidoreductase, producing the protein MTQQQNQEKSHNDMPHFDAVVIGGGPAGLQAALTAGRVHRSVLQLDSGDYRNATVTEMHNLIGRDGTAPADLRAAAREELSRYDTITSRTTSVESIARAAEVDGRPRFTVHLADGEEVSTSAVILATGIRDELPNVDGIAESWGGRIANCPFCHGHEFSGQRVGILGAMLATHQALMLGPIASELVVFTQGEDVHDSLRAERIELVDGAVERVAEYDGGLTISCAGGRDVEVSGLFVMPKMHQRAEFVADLERDMGLEISEGGFVRVDERGRTSVPGIYAAGDMAVGPNLPMPMFSVGNAIGGGLAAGATSVADAIMPR; encoded by the coding sequence ATGACGCAGCAACAGAACCAAGAAAAGTCTCACAACGACATGCCCCACTTCGACGCCGTCGTTATCGGCGGCGGGCCCGCCGGCCTGCAGGCCGCGCTCACCGCCGGCCGCGTGCACCGCTCCGTCCTGCAGCTCGACTCCGGCGACTACCGCAATGCCACCGTCACCGAGATGCACAACCTCATCGGCCGCGACGGCACGGCGCCGGCGGATCTCCGGGCCGCGGCGCGCGAGGAACTCTCCCGCTACGACACGATCACCAGCCGCACGACATCCGTAGAGTCCATTGCGCGCGCCGCTGAGGTCGACGGTCGTCCACGATTCACCGTGCACCTCGCAGACGGGGAGGAGGTGAGCACCTCCGCCGTCATACTTGCCACTGGGATTCGCGACGAACTCCCTAACGTCGATGGGATAGCCGAGTCGTGGGGCGGGCGCATCGCGAACTGCCCGTTCTGCCACGGGCACGAATTCTCGGGGCAGCGCGTCGGGATTCTCGGGGCCATGCTGGCCACGCACCAGGCGCTCATGCTCGGCCCGATCGCGTCCGAACTCGTGGTGTTCACCCAGGGGGAGGATGTGCACGATTCGCTGCGCGCCGAGAGGATCGAGTTGGTGGATGGGGCCGTCGAACGGGTTGCCGAGTATGACGGCGGGCTCACGATCAGCTGCGCGGGCGGCCGTGATGTCGAGGTCTCCGGTCTCTTCGTGATGCCGAAGATGCACCAGCGCGCCGAGTTCGTCGCCGACCTCGAACGCGACATGGGGCTGGAGATTTCCGAGGGCGGGTTCGTGCGTGTCGATGAGCGCGGACGGACCTCGGTGCCCGGTATCTACGCTGCCGGCGATATGGCCGTGGGGCCGAATCTGCCGATGCCGATGTTCAGTGTCGGCAACGCGATCGGCGGCGGCTTGGCGGCCGGAGCGACGAGTGTCGCGGACGCGATCATGCCGCGGTAA
- a CDS encoding NAD(P)H-quinone oxidoreductase, translating to MQAITHDESVGPSSLALAEVPDPVPGPDEVVIEVAASAVNRADLMQSQGLYPPPSGAPATIGLECSGKIVEVGENIEGAAEWAAEHLRPGAEVCALLAGGGYATRVAVPAAQVMPIPSGVSLAEAASLPEVACTVWSNLFMTADLTKLSRPGRRPRLLVHGGSGGIGSFAVQLAAAFDIDVAATAGSAEKVAACRELGAGLAINYRESDFVDVLREHTAESGDFGADVILDVMGAKYLGRNVAALADDGRLVIIGMQGGISGELNIAELLGKRGGVIATNLRKRPVEGPTGKGEICRQVVENVWPLIEAGRIKTQVSERFALADAAQALQRLQSGESSGKLLLEV from the coding sequence ATGCAGGCAATCACGCACGACGAATCCGTTGGACCCTCCTCGCTCGCACTCGCGGAGGTTCCCGATCCGGTGCCCGGCCCGGACGAGGTCGTCATCGAGGTGGCGGCGTCCGCCGTCAACCGTGCCGACCTGATGCAGTCGCAGGGGCTATACCCACCGCCGTCCGGCGCGCCCGCGACGATCGGCCTGGAGTGTTCGGGGAAGATCGTCGAAGTCGGCGAGAATATCGAGGGCGCTGCCGAGTGGGCCGCCGAGCACCTGCGTCCGGGCGCGGAGGTCTGCGCGCTGCTCGCCGGTGGCGGCTATGCCACGCGCGTCGCGGTTCCGGCGGCCCAGGTTATGCCTATTCCTTCGGGCGTGTCATTGGCCGAGGCTGCGTCCCTGCCGGAGGTCGCGTGCACCGTGTGGTCAAACCTCTTTATGACGGCGGACCTGACGAAACTTTCCCGGCCCGGGCGGCGCCCCCGCCTCCTCGTCCATGGCGGCAGCGGCGGCATCGGGTCGTTCGCGGTCCAGCTGGCCGCCGCCTTCGATATCGATGTGGCGGCCACGGCGGGTTCGGCCGAGAAGGTCGCCGCGTGCCGCGAGCTCGGGGCGGGGCTGGCGATCAACTACCGCGAATCCGATTTCGTCGACGTGCTGCGCGAGCACACTGCCGAGTCGGGCGACTTCGGAGCCGACGTGATCCTCGACGTGATGGGCGCCAAGTACCTGGGCCGCAACGTCGCCGCGCTCGCCGACGACGGCCGATTGGTCATCATCGGTATGCAGGGCGGGATCTCCGGCGAGCTCAACATCGCCGAGCTGCTCGGCAAGCGCGGCGGCGTGATCGCGACGAACCTGCGCAAGCGTCCCGTCGAGGGTCCGACGGGCAAGGGCGAGATCTGCCGCCAGGTGGTCGAGAACGTATGGCCGCTGATCGAAGCAGGCCGGATCAAGACCCAGGTGTCCGAGAGGTTTGCGTTGGCCGATGCCGCGCAGGCTCTGCAGCGCCTGCAGTCGGGCGAGTCGAGCGGGAAGTTGCTGCTCGAGGTCTAG
- a CDS encoding oxygenase MpaB family protein, with protein MSMVWRVGDPAPAQWQLIGSSMNSGDAEFDALAEWMATEATGPERGEIHGAFASGDTSDVIRHDAVKRAVETVENTPDWVDRGVLAEGARALRRGGCDGMYFARDVALMGGYQFSDLNKTLVRTGALEKGANQRFAETMRWALDVTGDGGLEPWAAGFTSTVHVRLIHSLVRRHVRAMDDWDESRWGVPVNQTDMGATLAGALIAPGAGALTMGVVCTPRELDSIAHLTRYVGWLMGVRDEFLPRDFRDAIRLLCHLVSAQSEPDETSALLAAPMASDPLRWSFGAFEPVRRRLARAQHLSVAAAFLGPRTMRALGLPALVLPWYPAMRLPINLARSAYALSGAERYRRCADRGGDAQWKFYDRITGGDGATIGASAGASTKAH; from the coding sequence ATGTCGATGGTGTGGCGAGTGGGCGATCCGGCGCCGGCGCAATGGCAGCTCATCGGCTCCTCCATGAATTCCGGCGACGCCGAGTTCGATGCCCTGGCCGAATGGATGGCGACGGAGGCCACCGGTCCGGAGCGAGGCGAGATCCACGGCGCCTTCGCGAGCGGAGATACCTCCGACGTCATCCGCCACGATGCGGTGAAGCGCGCGGTAGAGACCGTCGAGAACACCCCTGACTGGGTCGATCGCGGTGTTCTAGCCGAGGGTGCGCGGGCGTTGCGCCGCGGCGGGTGCGACGGGATGTATTTCGCGCGGGATGTCGCGCTGATGGGCGGATACCAATTCTCCGACCTCAACAAGACGCTCGTGCGGACGGGCGCGCTGGAGAAGGGGGCGAACCAGCGTTTCGCGGAGACGATGCGGTGGGCGCTCGACGTCACGGGCGACGGCGGGCTCGAACCGTGGGCTGCGGGGTTCACGTCGACGGTGCACGTGCGGCTTATCCACTCGCTGGTCCGGCGGCACGTACGCGCCATGGACGACTGGGACGAATCACGTTGGGGCGTGCCCGTCAACCAGACGGATATGGGCGCGACGCTGGCCGGTGCGCTCATCGCGCCGGGAGCGGGGGCGCTGACGATGGGTGTGGTGTGCACACCGCGCGAGCTCGACTCGATAGCGCATCTCACGCGTTATGTCGGCTGGCTCATGGGCGTGCGCGATGAGTTTCTGCCGCGCGATTTCCGCGACGCCATCCGCCTGCTGTGCCACCTCGTGTCGGCGCAGTCGGAACCGGACGAGACGAGTGCGCTTCTCGCGGCGCCCATGGCGAGCGATCCGCTGCGCTGGTCGTTCGGCGCGTTCGAGCCGGTGCGCCGCCGTCTCGCGCGGGCACAACACCTGTCGGTGGCAGCCGCGTTCCTCGGTCCGCGCACGATGCGCGCGCTCGGCCTGCCCGCGCTAGTGCTGCCGTGGTACCCGGCAATGCGACTGCCTATCAACCTGGCGCGCAGCGCATATGCGCTGTCCGGGGCGGAGCGCTACCGCCGCTGCGCCGACCGCGGGGGCGACGCACAGTGGAAGTTCTACGACCGGATCACCGGCGGGGACGGCGCCACGATCGGCGCCTCAGCCGGAGCCTCGACGAAAGCCCACTGA
- a CDS encoding tyrosine-type recombinase/integrase: MARIPEGVKRVEYKSGTVRYEIRVDAEVNGVRRQKRLRFETVREASDKLKELRAAAAQGRLVPTTGLTVARAIEEWLEAQQLAPSTRAAYSAALAPVAERYGKRKVQTIEKADVVALIKDLREGTGPGGRKWARTSINPMRARWESVWEDLVEQGKVARNPVELVKPLRKRDDPVASKSKGPLDLSDRLTDAEVARLEAAHPPTPPADAHMRSAPYLAAMRAPMIALGLLGLRRGEMAGLRWSSIDLEHGTMKVAMATRVAVRGKIIEQSVGKTASAGRWLPLPDPTLAVLRAAKSRQEAEQARYGERWRGGSDPYVLTQQNGRPTSPRTLNFWWNDALESAGVSHRRLHASRHTAASRLISMGASPAEVAKWLGHADGGELVLRTYAHVHEDDLRSLASALDYSRERVVPADRGPVHVVDQELPAHAADKLGMVRDPETGEWDLP; this comes from the coding sequence GTGGCGAGGATTCCTGAGGGCGTGAAGCGGGTCGAGTACAAGAGCGGAACGGTCCGGTACGAGATCCGCGTAGACGCCGAGGTCAACGGTGTCAGACGTCAGAAGCGGCTCCGATTCGAAACCGTCCGGGAGGCCTCGGACAAGCTCAAGGAGTTGCGGGCGGCTGCGGCGCAGGGGCGCCTGGTGCCGACCACGGGCTTGACCGTGGCCCGGGCGATCGAGGAGTGGCTGGAGGCCCAGCAGCTCGCGCCGTCGACGCGGGCCGCGTACTCGGCCGCGCTGGCACCGGTGGCCGAGAGGTATGGCAAGCGCAAGGTGCAGACCATCGAGAAGGCCGACGTCGTCGCACTGATCAAGGACCTACGCGAGGGCACGGGTCCGGGTGGTCGGAAATGGGCGCGGACGTCGATCAATCCTATGAGGGCCCGGTGGGAGTCGGTGTGGGAGGACCTCGTCGAGCAGGGAAAAGTTGCTCGAAATCCGGTGGAACTCGTAAAGCCGTTGCGCAAGCGTGATGACCCTGTGGCATCAAAAAGCAAAGGCCCACTGGATCTTTCGGATCGTCTGACCGATGCCGAGGTGGCGCGGCTGGAAGCTGCTCACCCGCCGACACCACCGGCGGATGCTCACATGCGGTCGGCCCCGTACCTCGCCGCGATGAGGGCCCCGATGATTGCGCTCGGACTCCTCGGACTGCGCCGGGGCGAGATGGCCGGGTTGCGATGGTCGTCGATTGATCTGGAGCACGGGACGATGAAGGTCGCGATGGCCACCCGAGTCGCGGTGCGGGGCAAGATCATCGAGCAGTCGGTGGGAAAGACGGCGTCGGCCGGGCGGTGGCTGCCCCTTCCAGATCCGACTCTCGCGGTGCTACGGGCGGCGAAGTCGCGTCAGGAGGCCGAGCAGGCGCGGTACGGGGAGCGGTGGCGTGGTGGGTCCGATCCTTACGTGCTGACACAGCAGAACGGTCGTCCGACGAGCCCGCGGACGCTCAATTTCTGGTGGAACGATGCGTTGGAGTCGGCGGGTGTATCGCATCGACGGTTGCACGCGTCGCGCCACACTGCGGCGTCACGACTGATCTCGATGGGTGCCTCTCCCGCAGAGGTGGCGAAGTGGCTGGGCCACGCAGATGGCGGCGAACTGGTGCTGCGGACGTATGCACACGTCCACGAGGATGACCTGCGGTCACTGGCGTCAGCGCTCGATTACAGCCGTGAGCGGGTGGTTCCGGCGGATCGAGGACCTGTGCATGTGGTCGATCAGGAACTGCCAGCACACGCTGCCGATAAGCTGGGGATGGTGCGGGACCCGGAGACGGGTGAGTGGGACCTGCCGTAG
- a CDS encoding helix-turn-helix domain-containing protein, producing MAESTWLTVEEYAALKRRSKWTIYRHIKQGLIPGAEQVVEHGEIRIPVPASVA from the coding sequence ATGGCTGAATCGACATGGTTGACCGTCGAGGAGTACGCCGCGCTGAAGCGTCGGAGCAAATGGACGATCTACCGGCATATCAAGCAGGGTCTGATTCCCGGCGCGGAGCAGGTCGTCGAACACGGCGAGATTCGGATTCCAGTTCCGGCGTCCGTCGCCTGA